In Planococcus shixiaomingii, the DNA window GAATATATTCAATGCGGTAAATTTGGGTCAATTGCTGCAAGTCTTTAGCCAATGTAGAAGGGTTGCATGACGTATAGACGAAACGCTTCGGTTTAACTTTCAAGATCGTTTTCAATAACGAGTCGCCAAGTCCCGTGCGAGGCGGATCGACCGTTAAAACATCCGGTACAAAACCTTCGTTGCTCCACGTTTCCAGCCATTTTTCAGCAGTACCTGTAACATATTTGGCGGTCACGCCCATTTGCTTGGCATTGGATTTGGCATCCACGACGCTTTCGTGGATGATATCCATGCCGCGGAGTTCTGCTGCGCGATCAGCAAGCCATAAGCCGATGGTGCCAACGCCGCAATAAGCATCAACAACCGATTCCTTACCGGTAAGTTCCGCTGCACGTTTAATTTCATCATACAGTTTCACCGTCTGAACCGGATTCAGCTGGAAGAATGCGCGAGCTGACAAATCAAAAGCCAGTTCGCCGAGTTTTTCATGAATGGTGTCTTTGCCGTAAAGCGTGATGGTTTCGTCTCCAAAAATCAATGAGGTCTTTTCTTTATTGATGTTTTGGACAATCGACACTAAGTTGATGTCAATTTGTTTCAGCTTTTCTAGCAGCAATTCTTTTTGTGGAATCTTCGCGCGAGTTGTGATTAAGACAAGTTGAATTTCTCCCGTTTCCAATCCGGTACGGACAACGATTGTCCGGATGATTCCTTTCATCGTCTTGCCATCGTAGATCGGCATTTTCAACTCTTCCAAAATGCGTTTCACGGCATTGGTAATAACGGTTGTATCCGGGTGCTGGACGATGCATTGCTCGATATCAAGAAGCTGGTGCGAACCTTCCGCAAACAAGCCTGCAATTACTTTCGTTCCTTTTAAACGCGTCTGGAATTGGGATTTGTTGCGGTAATGCCAAGGATCTTCCATGCCGATTGTATGTTCGACCGGAACGTTTACGCCTTTTAAATAGCGTTCAAGCGCCTGGACGACAAGATCGCGTTTTTCAACCAATTGCTGTTCATAGGTCATGTGCTGCAATTGGCAGCCGCCGCACGTTTCGTAAATTGGGCAAGGCGGCGTTTGCCGGTGGGGGGAAGGCTTCCGCAGTTTCAAGACCCGCGCTTCTGCAAAATTGCGCTTGATGCTTGTCACTTGGGCCGTAATTTCTTCTCCTGGCAATGCACCTTGGACGAATACAACATTGCGCTTAAAATAGCCGATGCCTTCGCCGTTGATGCCAAGCCGTTTAATCGTCAAAGGAAATTTCTGTCCTTCTTCAAAGATAGGTTTTTCGTTCAATGTTCTCACGTCCTTCAATTAATCATCCTTTCATTATACCTCATTTGTAAAGATCAGCCAGTGCCGATTGCAAATGTGGAAAGGTGAATTCAAAGCCGTGCTGCTGCAAGACGACGGGAAGCACACGCTGTCCTTCCAACACTAGACGGCTTTTCTCACCTAAAGCCGTCTCGAGGGCAAAAGAAGGAACTGGAATCCAGTGGGGACGGCCAAGCGCTTTGGCGAGTTCTTTGCCAAATTCTTTCATGCGCTGCGGATTGGGAGCCGTAACGTTGAATGGGCCTTCAAGCGTTTTTGTTTCAATGGCGAATTGAATGGCGCGGGCGACATCGTAAACATGGACCCAGGACAGCCATTGTTTGCCTGAACCCACAGTGCCGCCACCAAATAATTTGTATGGCAGAGCCATAAGCGGCAATGCGCCGTCGTCTTTTCCGAGGATAATGCCGAATCTGCCATAGGCCACCCGGATGCCAAGTTCTTTTGCCTGATCTGCAAGACGTTCCCAGTCAAACACAGTCTTTGCCAAAAAATCATCTCCGAAATTTGTAGATGTTTCTGTATAAGTATAAGAATCCGAATTGGGGTAGATGCCGACTGCGCTTGCATTGACCAGCGCTTCAGGTTTTTTCTCAAGGGCTTTTAAGATCCGCAGTACTTCGTTAGTGGCAGTTATCCGGCTGTCGTAGATTTCTTTTTTCTGTTTGTCGCTCCATCTCCCAGCGTTGATCGAAGCTCCTGCTAAATTAACAAATGCATCTATACCTTCTAGTTGCTTTTCCGGGGCGGCTCGCTCTGTCAGCCACTCGACATACGTAATGCCCAACGACGATTGTTTCGGATGCCTCGTTAAGATATAGATTTCCCATCCCTGCATATGCAACAACCTCGTCAATTCCTTGCCAACAAACCCTGTACCGCCTGTAATTGCTATCTTCATACCCATCGCCTCCATTTCCTATATTCTACCCTGAATCCATGCATTTAACCTCTCACAAGGTGTATAATAAACCAAGAAGAGAGGTGCCGGTTAATGCCGATTATTACAAAAATCTCCCAAGGTAAAAACAATCCCGAACGATACAATATCTTCTTTGAGGAGAAGTTTGCTTTTAGTGTGGACGAAGCGGTACTGGTCAAGTATCAGCTCACAAAAGGAAAAGAACTGGATCAATGGACCATTGAAGAAATGGTGTTCGAAGACCAGGTTCGAAAAGCGTTCAACGCAGCGCTGCACTATCTTGGCTTTCGCATGCGAAGTGAAGGGGAAGTGCGCACGAAGTTGAAAGAAAAAGAATATGGCAATGCCGTCATAGACGAAGCAGTGAAAAAATTATACGAACTAAAGTTTTTGGATGACCGTGCGTTTTCAGAAGCGCTTATGCGAACGCAAATGAGATCCGGGAAAAAAGGTCCAAGAGCGATTCAGCAAGACATGCAAAAGAAAGGAATTGACAAGCAAATGCAAAAAGATGTGTTGGATTCCTATTCAGAAGAAGAGCAATTGGAAATCGCGAAAGGTTTGGCAGAGAAAATCGCTGCGAAAGAACAAAAGAAAACACCAAACCAAATCAAGCAGAAAATCAATGATTTTTTGATGCGAAAAGGCTATGCGCGTTCAGTGATTCAGCTGGCTGTTGAAGGACTGGACTTGGAAAAAGACGATGAACAGTGGACCGACAGTGTGAAAGAGCAAGGCGATAAATTATGGAGAAAACACAGCAGTAAATTAACCGGCTATGACTTGAAATCGAAAGTTAAGCAAGGTTTATACCAAAAAGGGTTTCCTGCAGAAGTGATCAATGAATATTTAGAAATGAAGGAGCAAGAAAATGACTGAACATAAGCGTTACAGCCAAATGACCGAACAAGAACTACGTGCTGAGATTGCACGCTTGAAAGAAAAAGCGAGGAAAGCGGAACAGCTCGGCATAGTCAACGAGTTTGCAGTACTGGAACGGAAGGCAATTATGGCAGCCGCCTATTTGATGGACCCGAACGATTTTCAAAAAGGTGAAGTATACCGGATCGAAGGCGACCCGAACATGTATTTCAAAATAGATTATTTCAACGGCCGTTTTGCATGGGGATATCGCCTCGGCGGCGAGAGGCATTTAGAAGCCTTGCCCATTTCCATGCTGCGTCCATTAAAAGAAGGGAAGTAAAAGGATGAAAGAAACGATTGAAGAATTGATTGCGGAATTGCGTGATAAGAATCAGAATTTATCAGAAGAAAAAGCAAGAGTGTGGATAGAATTGCTTGTATCCGATTTTGAAGCCTCTTACGCGAAAGCGGGTTATGATTACCAAGGTTCAGCAGTAGTGGAAAAAGTCATTCGCCAGTGGATCCAAAGCTATGGCGATAAAATCCATGAATTTGCAAGCAGCAATCCTAAATACGCGCATTTGTTGAGCGAACAAGAAAATTAAAAAAACGCACACTGCAATAGTGTGCGTTTTAGTTTGGTGAGAAACCGACAATGGATGTGTTGAACTTACTGTTTTAGTTGCTGATGT includes these proteins:
- a CDS encoding YfhJ family protein, with the protein product MKETIEELIAELRDKNQNLSEEKARVWIELLVSDFEASYAKAGYDYQGSAVVEKVIRQWIQSYGDKIHEFASSNPKYAHLLSEQEN
- a CDS encoding YfhH family protein; its protein translation is MTEHKRYSQMTEQELRAEIARLKEKARKAEQLGIVNEFAVLERKAIMAAAYLMDPNDFQKGEVYRIEGDPNMYFKIDYFNGRFAWGYRLGGERHLEALPISMLRPLKEGK
- the recX gene encoding recombination regulator RecX, with the translated sequence MPIITKISQGKNNPERYNIFFEEKFAFSVDEAVLVKYQLTKGKELDQWTIEEMVFEDQVRKAFNAALHYLGFRMRSEGEVRTKLKEKEYGNAVIDEAVKKLYELKFLDDRAFSEALMRTQMRSGKKGPRAIQQDMQKKGIDKQMQKDVLDSYSEEEQLEIAKGLAEKIAAKEQKKTPNQIKQKINDFLMRKGYARSVIQLAVEGLDLEKDDEQWTDSVKEQGDKLWRKHSSKLTGYDLKSKVKQGLYQKGFPAEVINEYLEMKEQEND
- the rlmD gene encoding 23S rRNA (uracil(1939)-C(5))-methyltransferase RlmD produces the protein MNEKPIFEEGQKFPLTIKRLGINGEGIGYFKRNVVFVQGALPGEEITAQVTSIKRNFAEARVLKLRKPSPHRQTPPCPIYETCGGCQLQHMTYEQQLVEKRDLVVQALERYLKGVNVPVEHTIGMEDPWHYRNKSQFQTRLKGTKVIAGLFAEGSHQLLDIEQCIVQHPDTTVITNAVKRILEELKMPIYDGKTMKGIIRTIVVRTGLETGEIQLVLITTRAKIPQKELLLEKLKQIDINLVSIVQNINKEKTSLIFGDETITLYGKDTIHEKLGELAFDLSARAFFQLNPVQTVKLYDEIKRAAELTGKESVVDAYCGVGTIGLWLADRAAELRGMDIIHESVVDAKSNAKQMGVTAKYVTGTAEKWLETWSNEGFVPDVLTVDPPRTGLGDSLLKTILKVKPKRFVYTSCNPSTLAKDLQQLTQIYRIEYIQPVDMFPQTAQVEAVTKLVLK
- a CDS encoding TIGR01777 family oxidoreductase; amino-acid sequence: MKIAITGGTGFVGKELTRLLHMQGWEIYILTRHPKQSSLGITYVEWLTERAAPEKQLEGIDAFVNLAGASINAGRWSDKQKKEIYDSRITATNEVLRILKALEKKPEALVNASAVGIYPNSDSYTYTETSTNFGDDFLAKTVFDWERLADQAKELGIRVAYGRFGIILGKDDGALPLMALPYKLFGGGTVGSGKQWLSWVHVYDVARAIQFAIETKTLEGPFNVTAPNPQRMKEFGKELAKALGRPHWIPVPSFALETALGEKSRLVLEGQRVLPVVLQQHGFEFTFPHLQSALADLYK